A genomic segment from Nicotiana sylvestris chromosome 1, ASM39365v2, whole genome shotgun sequence encodes:
- the LOC104239327 gene encoding uncharacterized protein, with protein MAVSYTQFSSVSAQLQFPTMMSLKLNSPAANGFQILRPLTKSNMCILSIRSYGTRSIARPKIICNMNIAAGQSDEPLKFNLENIIDRARKLWDSAPAPVKSFPWNRAADNFVQLILDIVLTVTKYLYVPVLIVTSISELSYCAHERKLYITLLPFLVGVGVAGILKSAAAESSPSPKNAEVPWHLIAIGLFFTLLKLPGPYYPYWGRIFIPHFANGALFRTLWFAFLWYRRPRKSLEKTLPDSVVLDPEQKEL; from the exons ATGGCAGTTTCTTATACACAGTTTTCGAGTGTATCTGCACAACTTCAGTTCCCTACTATGATGTCTCTCAAACTTAATTCTCCAGCCGCCAATGGCTTTCAG ATTTTACGACCGTTGACTAAGTCTAATATGTGCATTTTGAGCATCAGATCATATGGGACACGTTCAATTGCAAGACCTAAAATAATCTGCAATATGAACATAGCAGCTGGACAATCCGATGAACCTCTAAAATTTAACTTGGAGAACATAATAGACCGGGCAAGGAAATTGTGGGACAGCGCTCCTGCACCTGTCAAGAGTTTCCCTTGGAATAGAGCAGCGGACAATTTCGTTCAACTTATTCTTGACATTGTTTTGACAGTCACCAAATACTTGTATGTACCAGTACTTATAGTTACCTCAATCAGTGAGTTGTCTTATTGTGCACATGAAAGGAAGCTTTATATCACGCTGCTTCCATTTCTTGTTGGTGTTGGTGTTGCTGGCATATTAAAGTCAGCAGCTGCGGAGTCCTCTCCATCTCCCAAG AATGCAGAAGTTCCCTGGCATTTGATTGCCATTGGCCTTTTCTTCACTCTGCTAAAGTTGCCGGGACCATATTATCCATATTGGGGTCGAATTTTTATTCCACATTTTGCAAATGGTGCATTGTTCAGAACTCTGTGGTTTGCTTTCCTCTGGTACAGAAGGCCTAGGAAGTCACTAGAAAAGACCCTGCCTGATTCAGTAGTTCTTGATCCTGAACAGAAGGAGCTATAA
- the LOC104239328 gene encoding GDSL esterase/lipase At5g03980-like, which produces MAASVCISHHLVVLLLLFSCLVVVVSSFSLAKEAVGPFNSIYTFGDSSSSVADHVAATLSLPSPQPYTQRGTEFFESGLSFATPGATFMKPFFFLKNGIPAPPQSHDLSQISTFMRFFYEDCFSFHDCGRNNKVLPKALIFMDQPGINDYKHAFLHGKSISEASLLVPEVVETIKNSIERLINEAGAKTLMVSGILPVGCFPGFRTLFPEVDSIGKNRCHKGLNMFSKLHNDHLWQAILELRLKYPDVHIIYADYYKAFMAVLKNHAFLGFKTKTLMKACCGSDNGPFNFDAQKQCGEEGVAVCSERASHLYWDGFRLTPEALENLIDALFSKKGFVFPELKVGEETAAAVTRRHSRILARVGDMSSVFRHLLFV; this is translated from the coding sequence ATGGCGGCCTCCGTTTGCATCAGCCATCATTTGGTTGTCTTGCTATTACTCTTTTCCtgtcttgttgttgttgtttcgtCTTTCTCTTTGGCGAAAGAAGCTGTTGGTCCCTTTAATTCCATATACACTTTCGGAGATTCTTCATCATCAGTTGCTGATCATGTTGCTGCAACCCTCAGTTtgccttctccccaaccatacaCTCAACGAGGCACTGAATTCTTCGAGTCTGGCCTGAGTTTTGCGACGCCTGGAGCGACTTTCATGAAGCCCTTTTTCTTCCTCAAGAATGGCATCCCAGCGCCTCCACAGTCACATGACCTATCTCAGATTTCTACCTTCATGAGGTTCTTCTATGAAGACTGCTTCTCTTTTCATGACTGCGGCAGAAATAACAAGGTTCTTCCGAAGGCGCTCATCTTTATGGATCAACCCGGCATCAATGATTACAAGCATGCCTTCTTACATGGAAAATCTATTTCAGAGGCGTCTCTTCTCGTGCCTGAAGTGGTGGAGACAATTAAGAATTCAATAGAGAGACTCATCAACGAAGCTGGGGCCAAAACTCTCATGGTTTCTGGAATTCTACCCGTGGGCTGCTTTCCTGGTTTTAGGACTCTGTTTCCCGAGGTCGATTCAATTGGCAAAAACAGATGCCATAAGGGATTGAATATGTTTTCGAAGCTTCACAATGATCACCTATGGCAAGCAATTCTGGAGCTGCGTCTAAAATACCCTGATGTTCACATCATATATGCAGATTACTACAAAGCATTCATGGCTGTTCTTAAAAATCACGCGTTCCTGGGATTCAAGACAAAGactttgatgaaggcatgttgTGGAAGTGACAACGGTCCATTCAATTTTGATGCACAGAAGCAGTGTGGAGAGGAAGGGGTAGCTGTATGTTCTGAAAGGGCTTCACATTTATATTGGGATGGATTTCGATTGACACCCGAGGCTTTGGAGAACCTGATCGATGCGCTGTTCAGCAAGAAAGGATTTGTATTCCCAGAATTGAAGGTTGGAGAagaaacagcagcagcagtaacaaggCGTCATTCCAGGATTCTTGCACGAGTTGGAGACATGTCTTCTGTTTTTAGGCATTTACTCTTTGTCTAA
- the LOC104224204 gene encoding GDSL esterase/lipase At1g28640-like, translating to MDQPGINDYKHAFLHGKSISEASLLVPEVVETIKNSVERLINEAGAKTLIVSGILPVGCFPGFRTLFPEGDSIGKNRCHRGLNMFSKLQNDHLWQAILELRLKYPDVHIIYVDYYKAFMAVLKNHVFLGFKMKNLMKACCGSGNSPLNFDTQKKCGDEGVVVCSDRASYLYWDGFQLTPEALENLMDTLFSKKGFVFPELKAGEETAAAVTRRHSRILARVGDISSVIRHLLFV from the coding sequence ATGGATCAACCCGGCATCAACGACTACAAGCATGCCTTCTTACATGGAAAATCTATTTCAGAAGCGTCCCTTCTCGTCCCTGAAGTGGTGGAGACTATTAAGAATTCAGTAGAAAGACTCATCAACGAAGCCGGAGCCAAAACTCTCATAGTTTCTGGAATTCTACCCGTGGGCTGCTTTCCTGGTTTTAGGACTCTGTTTCCCGAGGGAGATTCAATTGGAAAAAACAGATGCCACAGAGGACTTAATATGTTTTCAAAGCTTCAAAATGATCATCTATGGCAAGCAATTCTGGAGCTGCGTTTGAAGTACCCTGATGTTCACATCATATATGTAGATTACTACAAAGCATTCATGGCGGTCCTTAAAAACCATGTGTTCCTGGGATTCAAGATGAAGAATTTGATGAAGGCATGTTGTGGCAGTGGAAACAGTCCACTCAACTTTGATACGCAGAAGAAGTGCGGAGACGAAGGAGTTGTTGTATGTTCTGATAGGGCTTCGTATTTATACTGGGATGGATTTCAATTGACACCTGAGGCTTTGGAGAACCTGATGGATACGCTCTTCAGCAAAAAAGGATTTGTATTCCCAGAATTGAAGGCTGGAGAagaaacagcagcagcagtaacaaggCGTCATTCCAGGATTCTTGCACGAGTTGGAGACATATCTTCTGTTATTAGGCATTTACTCTTCGTCTAA